CCTTGATGCAAGGCTATGATTCTGTTGCTGTTGAGGCAGATGTGGAATTAGGAGGGACAGACCAAAAATTTAACATTGCGGTAGGACGGGATTTACAGCGCCATTTTGGCCAAAAACCCCAGTATGGCGTGTTGCTGCCAATTTTGATTGGCTTGGATGGTGTACAAAAAATGTCCAAGTCTCTAGGTAATTATGTGGGTTTATTAGAACACCCAACTCAGAAATATCAGAAGCTGCAACAAGTTCCAGATAATCAGTTGGAGGAATATTTTACACTCCTGACAGATTTGTTATTGGACAAGCTACCAGAAAATCCACGCGATCGCCAAAAACTGCTAGCGCAGGAAATTGTTAAACAGTATCACGGCGAACAAGCTGTTAAGGATATTGAGGCGGGTGACGTTCCAGAATTTTCCCTCGAGCAAGTCCAGTTTCCCGCTAAACTAGCTTACATCCTGAATATCAGTGGCTTGTGCAAAAGTAGCGGAGAAGGCAGACGGAAAATTCAAGAAGGTGGAGTGCGGCTAGATGGCGATCGCATCACGGACATTGATACCACTTTTCAAGATTCCACGGAATTGCACGGACGAGTTTTACAACTGGGAAAAAACAAGTTTGTCCGCCTGATACCTTAAATGCCTTGCGTCTTTACACCCCACTCCCCATTTCTGTGCAAAAGTCATCAAAAGATATTTAGAACCACAGATTAACACAGATGAATCATCAGTGTGCATCTGTGTTAATCTGTGGTTTAATTTTCAAAAAATTGATTTTTGCCAGAGGCTTAATGAATACAAAAGAGCGAATTATAGTACCTCTAGATGTGCCGGATGAGCAAGCAGCGATCGCCCTCGTTGAACGGCTTGAACCCGTCACTTTCTGGAAGGTTGGCTTGGAGTTATTCACAAGCACAGGACCAAAAATTCTGGAGGTGCTACAAT
The sequence above is a segment of the Mastigocladopsis repens PCC 10914 genome. Coding sequences within it:
- the tyrS gene encoding tyrosine--tRNA ligase is translated as MTQDFSWLRRGISEIFPQPTDSDSDVESLEKRLATTERPLRVKYGIDPTGAEIHLGHSIPMRKLRAFQDAGHKAVLIIGDFTARIGDPTGKSEVRRQLTEEDVAKNAQTFLDQVRPILDFDTPGRLEVRYNSQWLSKLDLGKIVELLSTMTVGQMLAKEGFADRYKKENPIFLHEFLYPLMQGYDSVAVEADVELGGTDQKFNIAVGRDLQRHFGQKPQYGVLLPILIGLDGVQKMSKSLGNYVGLLEHPTQKYQKLQQVPDNQLEEYFTLLTDLLLDKLPENPRDRQKLLAQEIVKQYHGEQAVKDIEAGDVPEFSLEQVQFPAKLAYILNISGLCKSSGEGRRKIQEGGVRLDGDRITDIDTTFQDSTELHGRVLQLGKNKFVRLIP